From Bacillus solimangrovi, the proteins below share one genomic window:
- a CDS encoding TetR/AcrR family transcriptional regulator: MSIEIEKKNAMREKLLVKLLPVIRKEGVSSLRIERIAKIMDISKATMYKYFSSKEEIIESIVDLYVSYITDIGETIVDHNASYSEHFQKSFEQSLLIAFYISNEYLNDLQTSYPTLYEKISDAHDKRNEQISHISDQYQNEGIFNPINIYLLHMQDQFLLRKLFDPALLTKMNMTLYEALLDYYSLTKHQLIHPEYLNEIDDNKIHELLKKLVQKFSTTM; the protein is encoded by the coding sequence ATGTCTATAGAAATCGAAAAGAAAAATGCGATGCGAGAGAAGTTATTAGTAAAATTGTTACCTGTTATCCGAAAAGAAGGTGTCAGCTCGCTTCGAATTGAACGGATTGCAAAAATTATGGATATTAGTAAAGCAACAATGTATAAGTACTTTTCTTCAAAAGAAGAGATTATTGAATCTATCGTTGACCTTTACGTGAGTTATATTACTGATATAGGAGAAACTATCGTTGATCATAACGCATCATATAGCGAGCACTTTCAAAAATCATTTGAACAATCGTTATTGATTGCCTTCTACATTTCAAATGAATATTTGAACGATCTGCAAACAAGTTATCCTACCCTTTATGAGAAAATAAGTGATGCTCACGATAAGCGGAATGAACAAATTTCTCATATTTCCGATCAATACCAGAATGAAGGAATATTTAACCCAATTAATATTTACTTACTTCATATGCAAGATCAGTTCTTATTAAGAAAACTATTCGATCCAGCACTGTTAACTAAAATGAATATGACGTTATACGAAGCATTACTCGACTACTATTCATTAACGAAACATCAATTAATTCATCCAGAATACTTAAACGAAATAGACGATAATAAAATTCACGAGTTACTAAAAAAGCTCGTTCAAAAATTTTCTACTACGATGTAA
- a CDS encoding GNAT family N-acetyltransferase — protein MILYETERLILRQVDDSFAQQVLAYYERNRDFLTEWEAQKPAEFYTIDVQRLNLRRDIEIFARGDSLKLWIFKKVDNDYSNVIGCITFSLITRGIFQSCFVGYKLDQGQLNQGFVTEALRKAIEVMFKDFGLHRIEAPIMPRNKASIKVAEKLGFENEGLSRKMLKVNGIWEDHIRWVLLNEHEQE, from the coding sequence ATGATTTTATATGAGACAGAACGATTAATACTTCGTCAAGTCGATGATAGCTTTGCACAACAGGTACTCGCATATTACGAAAGAAATCGAGATTTTTTAACTGAGTGGGAAGCACAGAAACCAGCTGAGTTTTATACAATAGACGTTCAGAGGTTGAATCTAAGAAGAGACATCGAGATATTCGCACGAGGAGATTCCCTGAAGTTGTGGATCTTTAAAAAAGTAGATAACGATTATTCAAATGTAATAGGGTGTATTACGTTTAGTTTAATAACACGAGGTATTTTTCAATCTTGCTTTGTCGGTTATAAACTTGATCAAGGTCAATTGAATCAAGGGTTCGTAACAGAAGCATTACGTAAGGCAATTGAGGTTATGTTCAAAGATTTCGGTCTTCACAGAATCGAAGCACCAATTATGCCAAGAAATAAAGCTTCAATAAAAGTTGCAGAAAAATTAGGCTTTGAGAATGAAGGTTTATCTAGAAAAATGTTAAAAGTAAACGGGATTTGGGAAGACCATATACGTTGGGTTTTGCTAAATGAACACGAACAAGAATAA
- a CDS encoding GNAT family N-acetyltransferase codes for MNIRRTTDYELIAKLNKPVHDLHVKLYPEYFNEYNFNNMRRMFRSLIHNRNFMFMLIEDEGTATGYAWIEFRNNPGNVFNKSYYSIYVHQISIVETKQNKGYGTKLMEEIYRIAKDEGIELVELDYWMKNTVAKDFYKKHGFTRNREFVYKKM; via the coding sequence TTGAATATTAGACGAACGACAGATTATGAGTTAATTGCAAAGTTGAACAAACCTGTACATGATTTGCACGTGAAGCTGTATCCAGAATATTTTAATGAATACAATTTCAACAACATGAGGAGAATGTTCCGAAGTCTTATTCATAATCGAAATTTTATGTTCATGCTAATTGAAGATGAGGGAACAGCTACTGGATATGCTTGGATTGAATTTCGTAATAATCCAGGTAACGTATTTAATAAGAGCTATTACTCAATCTACGTTCATCAAATTAGCATCGTTGAGACAAAACAGAACAAGGGTTACGGTACAAAACTGATGGAAGAAATCTATCGTATTGCAAAAGACGAAGGCATAGAACTAGTAGAGTTAGACTATTGGATGAAAAACACCGTCGCAAAAGATTTTTATAAGAAGCATGGATTCACAAGAAATCGAGAATTCGTTTATAAGAAGATGTGA
- a CDS encoding SDR family oxidoreductase, producing MEKQIAVITGTSTGLGLALTEQLANEGWKVYATMRNLDKCQPIRDLQQTGLSVELLQLDVQSQESVDRAIQTVIEREGHIDLLVNNAGIGYIKTTEQSSEEEYINVFDINTFGAIRCTKAVLPYMRERKQGRIVAVSSVGGLVGQPLNEIYCATKFALEGYYESLATYVTPYFGIEFMIVEPGGISSEFANSVLKGVASSGGFQKDDFEPVINDYMGNREGRSDGIFQTPSQVAEVIITKLHAQPLPLRVRTSEWSEKFCEFKTKEDPTGLLQTKAVVKDMLGK from the coding sequence ATGGAAAAGCAAATTGCAGTCATTACAGGAACATCTACAGGTCTTGGTCTGGCATTAACAGAGCAATTAGCAAATGAAGGTTGGAAAGTCTATGCGACAATGAGAAATTTGGATAAATGTCAACCGATTCGAGATTTACAACAAACCGGCTTAAGTGTTGAGTTATTACAATTAGATGTACAATCACAAGAGTCGGTTGATCGAGCAATTCAAACAGTAATCGAACGAGAAGGACATATCGATTTATTAGTGAATAATGCAGGAATCGGTTATATTAAAACGACTGAACAATCTTCGGAAGAAGAATATATAAATGTATTCGATATTAATACGTTCGGTGCGATTCGGTGTACGAAAGCAGTTCTTCCATATATGCGTGAGAGAAAACAAGGAAGAATTGTCGCGGTTTCATCTGTAGGTGGTTTAGTAGGTCAACCATTAAATGAAATTTATTGTGCAACGAAATTTGCATTAGAGGGTTATTATGAGAGTCTTGCAACGTATGTTACACCTTACTTTGGGATCGAGTTCATGATTGTAGAGCCAGGTGGGATTTCATCTGAATTTGCAAACAGTGTTCTAAAAGGAGTTGCTAGCAGTGGCGGATTCCAGAAGGACGACTTTGAGCCAGTTATTAATGACTACATGGGTAATAGAGAGGGAAGATCTGATGGCATTTTCCAAACACCATCACAGGTAGCTGAAGTCATCATAACAAAGCTTCATGCACAACCACTTCCTCTACGTGTTAGAACATCAGAGTGGTCAGAAAAGTTCTGTGAGTTTAAAACAAAAGAAGATCCAACTGGCTTGCTACAAACGAAAGCTGTTGTGAAAGATATGTTGGGGAAATAA
- a CDS encoding GNAT family N-acetyltransferase: MEFIQITKENIEHEHICCALGAKQYKDAVSEKKKWLRARMDDGLVFYRLNERAKTFIEYVPAERAWVPIHAPNYMYINCLWVSGKYKKQGYAKQLIDYCKRDAISRGMDGIVHIVGKKKYPYLSDARFFEHVGFEIVDEVEPYFQLMMLKFNEQADDPTFKRQSRSAVEHDKGIHIYYTVQCPFAVGILDDLREVAEQNQIPFSTKMITTTEQAQSAPTIWTTFGLFYNGKFITHEIMSANKFEKLLTKLLAEDK; encoded by the coding sequence ATGGAATTCATTCAAATAACGAAAGAAAATATTGAACATGAGCATATTTGCTGTGCACTCGGAGCGAAACAATATAAGGATGCTGTAAGTGAGAAGAAGAAATGGTTACGTGCGCGAATGGATGATGGGTTAGTGTTCTATCGATTAAATGAGCGAGCAAAGACGTTTATAGAATATGTACCTGCTGAAAGGGCATGGGTTCCAATTCATGCACCAAACTATATGTATATTAATTGTTTATGGGTTTCTGGAAAATATAAAAAGCAAGGTTATGCAAAGCAATTGATAGATTATTGTAAGCGAGATGCTATTTCACGTGGTATGGATGGGATTGTGCATATTGTAGGTAAGAAGAAGTACCCGTATTTAAGTGATGCGCGTTTTTTCGAACATGTAGGGTTTGAAATTGTTGATGAAGTGGAGCCGTATTTTCAATTAATGATGTTAAAGTTTAATGAACAAGCAGATGATCCAACTTTTAAAAGGCAAAGCCGATCAGCTGTCGAACATGACAAGGGAATACATATTTATTACACTGTACAATGCCCCTTTGCAGTTGGAATATTAGATGACTTACGTGAAGTAGCAGAACAAAATCAAATTCCTTTTTCGACAAAGATGATAACAACAACAGAACAAGCCCAAAGCGCTCCAACCATTTGGACGACATTTGGTTTATTTTATAATGGAAAATTTATTACTCATGAAATCATGAGCGCAAATAAATTTGAAAAGCTGTTAACAAAACTATTAGCAGAAGATAAATGA
- a CDS encoding GNAT family N-acetyltransferase, which yields MIRVFQQEDRDYVINSHYEIYNQEYQYDLSFRDFIENSVDGFVERSSDDERIWIVENEGQPRGSISIKKVDDHVAQLGLFLVEPVLRGTGYGQRLVQTAIDFCKERGYKSIILWTNSDLVAARRIYEKYGFHLEQTRTTVLSNQTLVEERWEMSI from the coding sequence ATGATTCGTGTGTTCCAACAAGAGGATAGAGATTACGTTATTAATTCACATTATGAAATATATAATCAAGAGTATCAATATGACTTATCTTTTCGAGATTTTATTGAAAATAGTGTTGATGGGTTTGTCGAAAGATCCAGCGATGATGAACGAATTTGGATTGTCGAGAATGAAGGACAGCCTAGAGGCTCCATTAGCATAAAAAAAGTCGACGATCATGTCGCGCAATTAGGTTTGTTTCTCGTTGAGCCCGTCCTTAGAGGGACAGGTTACGGTCAGCGCCTCGTACAAACTGCAATTGATTTTTGCAAGGAAAGAGGTTATAAGTCGATTATTCTATGGACCAATTCTGATCTCGTTGCTGCAAGGAGAATATATGAAAAGTATGGTTTTCATCTGGAACAAACAAGAACAACGGTTTTGTCCAATCAAACATTAGTTGAAGAACGTTGGGAAATGTCTATCTAA
- a CDS encoding DUF4097 family beta strand repeat-containing protein, translating into MNKVLLGVLIVFFVGVFLFLVPTQPTEQIPVNTVDIEDSIGNNNEIKESEMNMPSDKLFSNLVDLYERQVVNNTDIKNININFSSGDVHVVPSEDDTFVIEVNGKVNKSIQDNFKLDIVDNGDMLQVQFKKINTPFHTGISMMDTTITVALPEKTYDVINIETSSGDIVANGIKVSEIDISASSGNVETKGIVTDLLNVSASSGHIKSSDQTVKDSYYEASSGHIDLSNITGNITGFTRSGDITIRNDEAIGNISAQASSGDVMIEYTKTPSSLSIHFNSGSGRGIVELDGVDYVENSKDKIIGTIGSGEYELNVVVSSGNFSLR; encoded by the coding sequence ATGAATAAAGTATTGCTGGGAGTACTAATCGTATTTTTTGTCGGTGTATTTTTATTCCTCGTTCCAACTCAACCGACAGAACAAATACCTGTGAATACAGTAGATATAGAAGATTCGATTGGTAATAATAATGAAATAAAAGAAAGTGAGATGAATATGCCATCGGACAAATTATTTTCTAATTTGGTAGATTTATATGAAAGACAAGTAGTTAACAATACAGATATAAAAAATATTAACATTAACTTCTCTTCAGGGGATGTCCACGTAGTGCCATCCGAAGATGATACCTTTGTTATAGAAGTGAACGGAAAAGTAAATAAAAGTATTCAAGATAACTTTAAATTAGATATTGTGGACAATGGAGACATGTTACAAGTGCAATTCAAAAAAATAAATACACCTTTTCATACTGGAATTTCAATGATGGATACAACCATTACAGTTGCTTTACCTGAAAAAACATATGATGTGATTAACATTGAAACATCTTCTGGGGACATTGTTGCGAATGGGATAAAAGTATCAGAAATTGATATCTCTGCATCTTCTGGTAATGTTGAAACAAAAGGGATCGTTACGGATTTATTGAATGTGTCTGCTTCATCAGGACATATTAAATCATCGGATCAAACTGTAAAGGATTCATATTATGAGGCATCGTCTGGTCATATTGATTTATCGAATATAACTGGAAATATAACTGGGTTCACTCGATCTGGAGATATAACAATTCGTAATGATGAAGCAATTGGAAATATTTCTGCTCAAGCTTCAAGTGGTGATGTTATGATTGAATATACGAAGACACCATCATCATTATCGATTCATTTTAATAGCGGTTCAGGTAGAGGAATAGTAGAGCTTGATGGAGTCGACTATGTGGAAAACTCAAAGGATAAAATTATTGGTACAATCGGTTCTGGTGAGTATGAATTAAATGTAGTTGTTTCGTCAGGAAATTTCTCGCTTCGTTAA
- a CDS encoding Cof-type HAD-IIB family hydrolase, translated as MQIQAVVLDLDGTLLNSNKQVSERNMSELNRMIESGMPIIIATARPPRAVKRFLPDEILASSIMVYYNGAMIVNEHLKLNEHYSISSQLSSRIIDYLIEHEPKHWFSIEVEDEWYCFQEIDYTSMMNITSNPKQIDLTRVREVHPTKILVSNLDSIESFTREFEQVCTVITTDSNSLTQIMRRDVSKETAISLLSRLLDISLERIAVFGDDYNDIGLFKACGYPIAMGNAIPQLKDIAYHITDTNDDDGVAVVLESIVNERNIKK; from the coding sequence ATGCAAATTCAAGCAGTTGTTCTTGACTTAGATGGTACTTTGTTGAATTCTAATAAACAGGTTAGCGAAAGGAATATGAGCGAACTTAATAGGATGATTGAGTCGGGTATGCCAATCATTATTGCAACTGCTCGTCCACCTCGTGCAGTGAAGCGGTTCCTACCTGATGAGATTCTAGCTTCCTCTATTATGGTGTACTACAATGGAGCGATGATCGTTAATGAACATTTGAAACTTAATGAGCATTATTCGATCAGCTCCCAATTAAGTTCTAGAATCATTGATTACTTAATTGAACATGAGCCAAAGCATTGGTTTTCGATTGAAGTAGAAGATGAATGGTACTGTTTTCAAGAGATTGATTATACTTCTATGATGAATATAACAAGTAATCCGAAACAGATAGATCTAACAAGGGTAAGAGAGGTTCATCCTACTAAAATATTAGTATCAAATTTAGATTCAATCGAGTCCTTTACTCGTGAGTTTGAGCAAGTTTGTACAGTGATTACAACGGATTCAAATTCGTTGACACAAATCATGAGAAGAGATGTCTCAAAAGAAACTGCGATTTCATTGTTATCAAGACTATTAGATATTTCTCTAGAGAGGATCGCCGTATTCGGAGATGATTATAATGACATAGGTTTGTTTAAGGCATGTGGTTATCCCATTGCAATGGGAAATGCGATTCCACAATTAAAAGACATAGCGTATCACATTACTGACACGAACGATGATGATGGTGTAGCCGTTGTATTAGAATCTATTGTTAACGAACGTAACATTAAGAAATGA
- a CDS encoding GrpB family protein, which produces MSHPIVEIYDYNPDWATRYKVEKIAIMNEIEQWVLKVEHIGSTSIKGLSAKPIIDILVGIDTLEQIDALFHPLRNAGYTYVPMPQFPNREFFRKGPKGKGTVHLHICELNGEEWFEKILFRDYLRKNPEAAREYERLKRTLAVKYRNDRQTYTEKKVPFIKNIIREAMKQK; this is translated from the coding sequence ATGTCACACCCAATTGTAGAAATCTATGATTATAACCCTGATTGGGCTACGAGGTATAAAGTTGAGAAGATTGCGATCATGAACGAAATTGAACAATGGGTTCTTAAAGTCGAACATATCGGTAGTACATCTATAAAAGGCTTAAGTGCGAAACCAATTATTGATATTTTAGTAGGTATTGATACATTAGAGCAAATTGATGCACTCTTTCATCCATTACGTAATGCTGGATATACGTACGTTCCAATGCCACAATTTCCGAACCGAGAGTTTTTTAGAAAAGGACCTAAAGGTAAAGGCACTGTTCATCTACACATATGTGAACTAAATGGTGAAGAGTGGTTTGAAAAGATTCTGTTTCGAGATTATTTAAGAAAGAATCCTGAAGCAGCACGAGAATATGAACGGTTGAAGCGAACACTAGCAGTAAAATATCGAAATGATCGACAAACATATACAGAAAAGAAAGTACCATTTATCAAAAATATAATAAGAGAAGCGATGAAACAGAAATAA
- a CDS encoding right-handed parallel beta-helix repeat-containing protein codes for MAIIVVPTDQPTVQDAIDNANAGDTIQILVGTFDGFDITVDRLKIVGCGIGKTIIFGNPAMGSSNGVVVNGTQTHLQGFTVQGYGGGAGVQINTDNNVIQQVEASFNMTGFSVEANDNLLINNLATFNTDGFVVVGANNCLVENESRNNTNDGYVLNESGMSILENNLAKENGQFGFNINSDMNILFGNSALKNELDGILIAENADNNQVLDNKSCDNVNNGITLSLSTGNRIDSNIVRKNGDPDAVTGIGIDVDSDADFNTISFNKVTRNVDLDINAPGDAATDNTFDGNKCNNSVPPIICNS; via the coding sequence ATGGCAATCATTGTAGTTCCGACTGATCAACCTACTGTACAAGATGCAATCGATAATGCAAACGCTGGTGATACAATTCAAATCTTAGTTGGAACATTTGATGGATTCGATATAACCGTCGATCGCCTTAAGATTGTCGGCTGTGGTATTGGTAAAACAATTATCTTTGGGAATCCAGCAATGGGTAGTAGTAACGGTGTCGTTGTTAACGGAACACAAACTCATTTGCAAGGCTTTACCGTTCAAGGCTATGGAGGCGGCGCAGGTGTACAAATTAATACAGATAATAACGTCATCCAACAAGTAGAAGCGAGCTTTAACATGACAGGGTTTTCAGTTGAGGCAAATGACAACTTACTGATCAATAACTTAGCAACATTCAATACTGATGGATTTGTAGTTGTTGGAGCAAACAACTGTCTAGTAGAAAATGAAAGTCGGAACAATACAAACGATGGTTACGTTCTTAATGAAAGTGGAATGAGTATCTTAGAAAACAACCTTGCAAAAGAAAATGGTCAATTTGGCTTCAATATTAATAGTGATATGAATATTTTGTTTGGAAATTCCGCACTTAAAAATGAACTTGATGGAATATTAATTGCTGAGAATGCTGACAATAACCAAGTTCTAGATAATAAATCATGTGACAATGTTAATAATGGTATTACATTAAGTCTTTCTACTGGCAATCGCATCGATTCAAATATCGTTCGTAAAAATGGAGACCCTGATGCGGTTACAGGAATTGGAATTGACGTTGATAGCGATGCCGATTTTAATACGATTAGTTTTAACAAAGTGACACGAAATGTAGACTTAGATATTAACGCACCTGGAGATGCTGCAACTGATAATACCTTTGATGGGAATAAGTGTAATAATAGTGTTCCTCCAATTATTTGTAATTCTTAA
- a CDS encoding DMT family transporter encodes MTKFMYIFCTLVWGLNFIAVKIQGTPVSLELSLMYRLVMTAVLFWVLVAFLKPKRIPVKRDIPFVMVFGICNFALSYLCLYYATILSSAAIVTLIFSLKVIMTPIAIWLFLKEPLHPRLLVGGSLGVLGVTILMYPQFQNGQAFDGVLQGVAIAIVGTILTAIGDACSARNAQQKVDPIYANAIGFSVGSLILGMFVIYKGDELAFSMSFSYIAALLYLTIVASFIAWFFYLKLVERIGGSQSGYMVALFPAIGGIASIIIGESTPSLYLIFGCIASCLGAAVALGFFSRQRSKRVVDVGIE; translated from the coding sequence ATGACAAAGTTTATGTACATCTTTTGTACGCTCGTCTGGGGACTAAACTTTATTGCAGTGAAGATCCAAGGCACACCTGTAAGCCTTGAATTATCACTAATGTATCGGTTAGTGATGACGGCTGTATTATTTTGGGTTTTGGTAGCTTTCTTAAAACCGAAGCGAATACCAGTTAAGAGAGACATTCCTTTTGTCATGGTATTTGGTATATGTAATTTTGCTTTAAGTTATTTATGTTTGTATTATGCGACCATCTTAAGTTCCGCTGCAATTGTGACATTAATCTTTTCATTGAAGGTAATTATGACGCCAATTGCAATTTGGTTGTTCCTAAAAGAACCGTTACATCCCCGTTTGTTAGTCGGGGGCAGTTTAGGTGTACTCGGTGTAACCATTCTCATGTATCCACAATTTCAAAATGGTCAAGCTTTTGACGGAGTGCTACAAGGAGTTGCGATTGCGATTGTTGGAACGATTTTAACAGCTATAGGAGATGCGTGTTCAGCAAGAAATGCACAGCAAAAAGTAGATCCGATCTACGCTAATGCAATTGGCTTCTCAGTGGGAAGTTTGATTTTAGGAATGTTTGTCATTTATAAAGGGGATGAACTGGCATTTTCAATGTCATTCTCTTATATAGCAGCTCTACTTTATTTAACAATTGTTGCATCTTTTATTGCGTGGTTCTTTTATTTAAAGCTAGTAGAACGAATCGGTGGCTCTCAAAGTGGATATATGGTTGCATTGTTCCCAGCTATAGGAGGAATTGCTTCAATTATCATTGGTGAATCTACACCATCGTTATATTTAATATTCGGATGTATTGCAAGTTGTTTAGGTGCAGCCGTGGCATTAGGCTTCTTCTCTCGACAACGAAGTAAGAGAGTCGTCGATGTTGGGATTGAATAA
- the rsgA gene encoding ribosome small subunit-dependent GTPase A has translation MYELNKLGFDVFFEEQVVDSSYEVGRIATLANGIYKILSKEGELQGQLSGKYYHEAELTRDFPCVGDWVLFTPLLDEGKGIIHQTLERKSLLSRQAAGEKTIEQLIAANVDTVFLVNALNKDFNVRRMERYLTQVYESGANPVFILTKKDLCDDVEEKISAVEEVAFGVPVIAVNTLQSDDLEVIRSFVETGKTISLIGSSGVGKSTLINGLLGEDIQRTQGIREDDAKGRHTTTHRELFMLQGGGVVIDTPGMRELQLWTDEEATDEAFQDIKELTLQCKFRDCRHGNEPGCAIKQAIEIGELSEERYRSYRKLQKEAKFLDRKEKYGVHRAARMQMQDLKNGIN, from the coding sequence TTGTACGAATTAAACAAATTAGGGTTTGATGTATTTTTTGAAGAGCAAGTAGTGGATTCTTCATATGAAGTAGGGAGAATTGCGACATTAGCGAATGGCATTTATAAGATTCTTTCAAAAGAGGGAGAATTGCAAGGACAACTATCAGGAAAATATTATCATGAAGCAGAATTAACACGAGATTTCCCTTGTGTCGGTGATTGGGTACTTTTTACCCCATTATTAGATGAGGGAAAAGGCATCATTCATCAAACGTTGGAACGGAAGAGTCTTTTATCACGTCAAGCTGCTGGAGAGAAAACAATTGAACAGCTTATCGCAGCAAACGTTGATACAGTCTTCTTAGTCAATGCGTTAAATAAGGATTTCAATGTTAGACGAATGGAGCGCTATCTCACTCAAGTGTACGAAAGTGGTGCAAACCCTGTATTCATCTTAACGAAGAAAGATTTGTGTGATGATGTTGAAGAGAAGATTAGCGCTGTTGAAGAAGTTGCATTTGGCGTTCCAGTTATCGCTGTAAATACTTTACAAAGTGATGATCTTGAAGTGATCCGATCGTTCGTTGAGACAGGTAAGACGATTTCACTTATTGGTTCTTCTGGTGTTGGTAAGTCAACCTTAATTAACGGTTTATTAGGGGAAGACATCCAACGAACACAAGGGATTCGTGAAGATGATGCGAAGGGACGTCATACGACAACACATCGTGAGCTATTCATGCTTCAAGGTGGTGGAGTTGTCATTGATACGCCAGGTATGCGTGAGCTTCAATTGTGGACGGATGAAGAAGCAACCGATGAAGCATTTCAAGATATTAAGGAATTAACTCTTCAATGTAAATTTAGAGACTGTCGACACGGAAATGAACCAGGATGTGCGATTAAGCAAGCTATTGAGATAGGGGAACTAAGTGAAGAAAGATATAGAAGTTATCGTAAGCTACAGAAAGAAGCTAAGTTCCTCGATCGTAAAGAAAAATACGGTGTTCATCGAGCAGCACGTATGCAAATGCAAGATTTAAAAAATGGAATTAACTAA
- a CDS encoding SDR family NAD(P)-dependent oxidoreductase produces the protein MNYVILGASKGLGDAFVKGLPEQGDHVWIVSRSRPVSLAVNDGVHRHWIEADLSSNDSSNRIADALRDEPIDVLIYNAGIWEKEGFEDHYDFEKDDPNDIANIMFVNTTSMILCTQKLLPNLKQSANAKVILIGSADGIENNESKQVTYVASKFGVRGIGNSLRENLRKYEISVTCINPGNIAAAIPYEAGLEKTLSTYKGTKIPVQDIISLVKTITHLSKASCVKEINMPAMLDTSS, from the coding sequence ATGAATTATGTTATCTTAGGTGCGAGTAAGGGGCTAGGTGATGCTTTTGTTAAGGGCTTACCTGAACAAGGGGACCATGTTTGGATCGTTTCTAGAAGTCGCCCAGTAAGTTTAGCAGTGAATGATGGCGTGCATAGACATTGGATCGAGGCAGACTTATCGTCGAATGATTCAAGCAACCGTATTGCGGACGCGCTCAGAGATGAACCGATCGACGTGCTCATTTATAATGCAGGAATATGGGAGAAAGAAGGATTTGAAGACCATTATGATTTTGAGAAGGATGATCCGAACGATATTGCTAACATTATGTTTGTCAATACAACGTCAATGATCCTATGTACACAGAAATTATTACCGAACCTAAAACAATCAGCTAATGCAAAAGTTATATTAATTGGATCTGCTGATGGAATTGAGAATAACGAAAGTAAACAAGTAACATACGTCGCTTCTAAATTTGGAGTACGTGGTATCGGTAATTCTCTACGTGAGAACTTAAGAAAATATGAAATAAGTGTAACGTGTATAAACCCCGGCAATATTGCAGCAGCAATTCCATATGAAGCAGGATTAGAAAAGACACTTTCCACCTACAAAGGAACAAAAATCCCTGTTCAAGATATCATTTCACTCGTAAAAACGATAACACATCTGTCAAAAGCGTCATGTGTAAAAGAAATAAATATGCCAGCCATGTTGGATACGAGCTCTTAA